The stretch of DNA ATTTCGTAGCACAATCAGCTGAATAATTCAGACTGACGCACGATTGAATTAATTAAAAAGGAGAAACACTTTAAAAGCAAATTGTAATGTCGATCATCAAAGATGGACTTTAACTTAGTTTTTGCTCAGACAAGTATTCATCAACAAAAACTCTTTAACAAAAGCACAGCCAAAGAATCTAACCACTAATTCAGGTTTAAACCCTGTAAGATTAAAGGGGGTCTGTTTGTAGATTATCTGCACTTACACAATTTTTTAAAGTGATTTTGGCTCCGTAGATCATCAGCAGCTTCATTAGTCGGTAACGGTTTAGTCGCACTGCATCGTGCAGAGGCGTGTCTCCTTCCTTCAGAGAACGATATTTGAAAGACGATAGTAAATTGCAATGAACTTATGACTAGCACATCCACAAAGTATGATTGGAACGTTCTCCTTAATACAGATTTGGGACTAACTTTCAGCAGCCCCAAAACCCATTAGACTCAATCACCAAAAGCAACAGTGTCAGAATCAAAATGACCTAGGAAACTGGTCAGGATATCCTCTATTACTTAAAAAAAAAGCTCAAAAATACTGCATTCTAACTCTATCGGCTACAATATAAATGAATTCCTGCCATAAGGTAATAAAACATAGATTAACATTTGTGTTCTTGCGCCCTTTTGCATTATCCCAGTCTGGGCACAAGTGCACTGCCCTCCACGGACATTAAAACGAACCAGTTGTCATTCTGAAGTTCTATCATCACGCTATCACTGGCTCAtcgatttttaaaaaactaaggCATTGTATTACAATCTAGTCTTTTTAACTGTTTTATGGAAATAAAAGTTCAGTGTAGCTATATTAGTCCCGAATAAATATTCTTTAGTGCTCCAGTTGATACTCACAATGTCTCTAGCATTAAGATCGGCTCCGCACGCGATTAGATGTTCAGCACATTCATAATGTCCGGTCCTGACAGCGACGTGCAAAGGAGTACTGCATAACTGTAAGGATCGTATAACAACAGGGAGGAGTTATTGTCAAATTGGCTTGAATACCGGCGAATCTTAGTCAGAGATCTGATTAGGTGGATAATCTGCTCACCTTGTCTTTTGCGTTTACAGCTGCGTCTTTATTTAGCAaaatttttaaaacttccagGCTGCCTCCGCGACAGGACCAGTGGACCGCTGTTGCGTCGAGCTGTGCCAGAAGCAAGATTGTGACACTTAGCAATGGGAGGAGGGAATCCAAGTGCTCCGGGACTTGGCTACATGCAGTCACGTGGTGTGATGACGTAAACATGCATACAGACAGTATTTGGTGCTTCTTTTTGTTCCCACCCACAACAAACCGGACAAACACTTTGTAACTGACAATGAAACCTCGCAGGATTTGAAGATAAAGCGCCCCTTGGGTGTTTGCGTCAGCCATTTTAAACCCTGGTATGTCTGATCGTTATACATGATACCGTACCATATCGCGAAACTCTGTGGAGGCTCCGGCTTCCAGTAGTTTCAATACAATCTCTTCGTTTCCCTCCGAGCAGGCGCGATGCAGGGCAGTCCTGTTGAACTGTgtgcaaaaaataaattaaattaagatACTTAATTTCCTTTAATCAGCCCGAGTTACAAACCTCATTCGATTAATAGGATTGAGTCTTATTACCTGGTCACAAGCATCCGGTTGGCCACCATCTGCAAGGTATTTCTCCACCACAAGGGGTTTGTTGTCCAATGCCGCTCTCCAAAACGCTTCAACTTCTACAGGTTCAGTCTGGGACAGAGCACAGGACGGGTTAGTTTCTAGATGAAtggatttatttttaattttctcaCACAATGCCTAAACTTACTATAATTTCCGGTTCTTGTTCCTTTGGGAGTCCCGTTGCAATAGTCTTAGACTGTTTCTTTTTCTTCAACCTAACGATGAATTGAAGATCGTCTATAGTTTCAAGCTTCAGTCTCTGTTCCACAGGTTTTATCTAAAAACACGCAATGAAAAGGGATT from Hemitrygon akajei chromosome 23, sHemAka1.3, whole genome shotgun sequence encodes:
- the ankrd1b gene encoding ankyrin repeat domain-containing protein 1b, with protein sequence MVMLRVEDLVTGKKSLAKPGEWEAGSLSAQEEFGSGGYCSAVAIEKQDDLKTQTEPFHFIPSHQHQKEKLQPVAHSKNIKPVEQRLKLETIDDLQFIVRLKKKKQSKTIATGLPKEQEPEIITEPVEVEAFWRAALDNKPLVVEKYLADGGQPDACDQFNRTALHRACSEGNEEIVLKLLEAGASTEFRDMLDATAVHWSCRGGSLEVLKILLNKDAAVNAKDKLCSTPLHVAVRTGHYECAEHLIACGADLNARDIEGDTPLHDAVRLNRYRLMKLLMIYGAKITLKNCNGQTPLDLVLQWQTGTKEILNQFMETSQMSSK